The following proteins are co-located in the Haloarcula marismortui ATCC 43049 genome:
- a CDS encoding hemolysin family protein — MALDPPAPFELSTATLQAIEYAGVTIPETVVLAGGTAVIVFLIVLSAFFSSSEIAMFSLPAHRTEALVEDGVPGAKTLKQLKADPHRLLVTILVGNNLVNIAMSSIATGLLALYLSQGQAVAVATFGITAIVLLFGESAPKSYAVENTESWALRISKPLKAAEKVLLPLILLFDYLTRVVNKITGGRSAIETSYVTREEIQDIIETGEREGVLDEDEREMLQRTLRFNDTIVKEVMTPRLDMTAVAKDNTVEEALETCIQSGHARIPVYEGSLDNVIGVIHIRDLVRDLNYGEALARDMDLEDLIEPTLHVPESKNVDDLLTEMRAERLHMVIVIDEFGTTEGLVTMEDLTEEIVGEILEGEEEEPIEYVDDDTVTVKGEVNIEEVNEALDLDLPEGEEFETIAGFIFNRAGRLVEEGETITYDGVEIRVEQVENTRIMKARVVRLQTDETEPVDAEEASD, encoded by the coding sequence ATGGCCCTGGATCCACCTGCGCCGTTTGAGCTGTCTACAGCGACGTTGCAGGCTATCGAATACGCCGGCGTCACGATCCCCGAAACCGTGGTGCTGGCCGGTGGTACTGCCGTTATCGTCTTCCTCATCGTCCTGTCGGCGTTCTTCTCGTCCTCGGAGATTGCCATGTTCTCGTTGCCGGCACACCGGACAGAAGCCCTCGTCGAGGATGGCGTTCCGGGCGCGAAGACGCTCAAGCAACTCAAGGCGGACCCGCACCGCCTGCTCGTGACGATTCTCGTCGGGAACAACCTCGTCAACATTGCGATGTCCTCTATCGCGACCGGGCTGCTGGCCCTCTATCTCTCCCAGGGGCAAGCCGTCGCGGTCGCGACGTTCGGCATTACCGCCATCGTGCTCCTGTTTGGCGAAAGCGCGCCAAAGAGCTACGCGGTTGAGAACACCGAATCCTGGGCGCTGCGCATCTCTAAGCCGCTCAAGGCCGCCGAGAAGGTGCTGCTTCCGCTTATCCTCCTGTTCGACTACCTCACTCGCGTCGTCAACAAGATAACCGGGGGCCGCTCCGCCATCGAGACCTCCTACGTCACCCGCGAGGAGATACAGGACATCATCGAGACCGGCGAGCGCGAGGGCGTCCTCGACGAGGACGAGCGCGAAATGCTCCAGCGTACCCTCCGATTTAACGACACCATCGTCAAGGAAGTAATGACCCCGCGGCTGGACATGACCGCCGTCGCTAAGGACAACACCGTCGAGGAGGCCCTGGAGACGTGTATCCAGAGCGGCCATGCCCGTATCCCCGTTTACGAGGGCAGTCTGGACAACGTCATCGGCGTCATCCACATCCGCGACCTCGTTCGGGACCTCAATTACGGCGAGGCGCTGGCCCGCGACATGGATCTTGAAGACCTCATCGAGCCGACGCTGCACGTCCCCGAGTCGAAGAACGTCGACGACCTGCTGACCGAGATGCGGGCCGAACGCCTGCACATGGTCATCGTCATCGACGAGTTCGGGACCACTGAGGGGCTGGTGACGATGGAGGACCTGACCGAGGAGATTGTCGGCGAGATACTCGAAGGCGAGGAGGAAGAGCCGATCGAGTACGTCGACGACGACACGGTCACGGTCAAAGGCGAGGTCAACATCGAGGAGGTCAACGAAGCGCTGGATCTAGACCTACCTGAAGGCGAGGAGTTTGAGACCATCGCCGGCTTTATTTTCAACCGGGCGGGGCGACTGGTCGAGGAAGGCGAGACTATCACCTACGACGGCGTCGAGATCCGCGTCGAACAGGTCGAGAACACGCGCATCATGAAGGCTCGCGTCGTCCGCCTCCAAACCGACGAGACAGAGCCGGTCGACGCCGAAGAAGCCTCGGACTGA
- a CDS encoding cupin domain-containing protein, whose protein sequence is MGYHHLAVDDIEPTPDRPSIQRSISDAADLENAAVNLYKVAPGENIPLAYHYHDNQEELFYVLSGTLAVETPEKTYEVDEDEAFVVEPDSPQRAHNPESATEPVRTLVVGAPAVDDVHPYDPE, encoded by the coding sequence ATGGGTTATCACCACCTCGCGGTCGACGACATCGAACCGACACCGGACCGACCGAGCATCCAGCGGTCGATAAGTGATGCAGCTGATCTGGAAAATGCGGCCGTGAATCTTTATAAGGTCGCCCCCGGCGAGAACATTCCGCTCGCGTACCACTACCATGACAATCAGGAAGAACTGTTCTACGTCCTTTCCGGAACGCTGGCTGTCGAGACGCCCGAGAAGACCTACGAAGTTGATGAAGACGAGGCGTTCGTCGTCGAACCGGACAGCCCCCAGCGGGCGCACAACCCTGAGTCGGCGACCGAGCCAGTACGGACGCTCGTCGTCGGCGCACCTGCGGTAGACGACGTGCACCCGTACGACCCCGAGTAA
- a CDS encoding L-threonylcarbamoyladenylate synthase, with the protein MATVDDAAAAVRDRKLVVYPTETVYGLGADALDAAAVERVFDAKGRERDKPVSLAVPDIESAREYTRLSDRELAFMREFLPGPVTVVVERRDVVPDVLVAGQDRVGVRVPDHDLALELLAETGPLTATSANISGNPSVRTVDDLDAIRERAAVVLDAGETDGGTGSTVVNVDSGTIHRRGARADAVKSWLNDRS; encoded by the coding sequence ATGGCGACAGTCGACGACGCCGCGGCAGCGGTCCGTGACAGAAAGCTGGTCGTCTATCCCACGGAGACAGTGTACGGTCTCGGTGCGGACGCACTCGACGCTGCCGCTGTCGAACGGGTGTTCGACGCGAAGGGCCGCGAGCGCGACAAGCCGGTGTCGCTGGCCGTCCCCGATATCGAATCCGCACGCGAGTACACGCGCCTGAGCGACCGTGAACTGGCGTTCATGCGGGAGTTCCTCCCCGGCCCGGTCACCGTCGTCGTGGAGCGCCGCGACGTCGTCCCGGACGTACTGGTCGCTGGCCAGGACCGCGTCGGGGTCCGGGTCCCCGACCACGACCTCGCGCTGGAACTACTCGCTGAAACCGGGCCGCTCACGGCAACGAGCGCTAACATATCCGGGAATCCAAGCGTTCGCACCGTCGACGACCTCGACGCGATCCGCGAGCGCGCTGCTGTCGTACTTGACGCCGGCGAGACCGACGGCGGGACCGGTTCGACGGTCGTGAACGTCGACAGCGGGACGATTCATCGCCGCGGCGCACGCGCCGACGCCGTCAAGTCGTGGCTCAACGACCGGAGCTGA
- a CDS encoding CRISPR-associated protein Cas4 gives MSTHTFRELETAAYCPRKLYYRRRDGASEIPDEIESVRRLAREYERLLTDDAALLEAPIEVGPDEYRDRLRGLRERLVNWDGLVAPTATDAYLEGKDARGIAHKVVAGQDGPAPSLVFAGRPPEDGVWEPQTVRLVAAAKALSWERERDIDIAYAEYPAYGVIRRIDVNARRTGVYRRAVRTADSIDGPPGRVRNDAKCKPCEFSDDCGVKTRSLRSMLR, from the coding sequence ATGTCGACCCACACGTTCAGGGAACTGGAAACGGCTGCCTACTGCCCGCGGAAGCTCTACTACCGCCGCCGCGACGGCGCAAGCGAGATTCCCGACGAAATCGAGTCGGTTCGCCGACTCGCCCGAGAGTACGAGCGGTTGCTGACCGACGACGCCGCCCTGCTGGAAGCCCCCATCGAAGTGGGACCCGACGAGTACCGCGACCGACTCAGAGGGCTTCGAGAGCGGCTGGTTAACTGGGACGGGCTGGTCGCCCCGACAGCGACCGACGCGTATCTCGAAGGGAAGGACGCCCGCGGTATCGCACACAAGGTCGTCGCCGGGCAGGACGGTCCGGCGCCGTCGCTCGTGTTCGCCGGTCGGCCGCCCGAGGACGGTGTCTGGGAGCCCCAGACCGTGCGGTTGGTCGCCGCCGCGAAGGCGCTCTCCTGGGAGCGCGAGCGTGATATCGACATCGCCTACGCGGAGTATCCGGCGTACGGCGTAATCCGACGTATCGACGTGAACGCACGGCGGACCGGCGTCTACCGTCGCGCGGTCAGAACCGCCGACAGCATCGACGGGCCGCCGGGGCGGGTGCGAAACGACGCCAAGTGCAAGCCCTGTGAGTTCAGCGATGACTGCGGGGTGAAAACGCGGTCGCTACGGTCAATGCTACGCTAA
- a CDS encoding (Fe-S)-binding protein: MSSILQTTTRPTFWRIGDVGKALFYYLAALAVIVFLYGVYNRVTRYAKGSEDPFERLDELPQRTVAAAQLALSNRKQLDRDTVAGVMHAFIVWGFLTLLIGTTILGIDIDFYRPLTGESFFVGRFYLSYSFVMDAMGLLFVVGVGVALWRRYGRKLDRLHDRHTSREDDLFLGSLFVLGVGGYLTEGVRILGTSTVRDVSFETVSFVGWSVKEVLVMAGMTPEMAAGAYPFVWWSHSLVALWFVAWIPYAKPFHMLSSFANLVARDEKAGVRLPGVPSDASPEEIGPSDIDDFSWKQLLDHDACTKCGRCSSVCPAKASGRPLDPRNVILDLKRYREERDAGGEDVPIIADGGTSVIDAHTMESCMSCMACMDACPVDIEHVTQFTEMNRRLTEAGEMDEHVQDAMMNVFQHGNTFGDPERARPDWTEDLDFEVPDARDEPVEYIWYVGDYPSYDERNQKIAQALARVFEAADVDYGILYEAEQTDGNDVRRVGEEGLYEMLVEDNAEAILDCEFESIVTTDPHAYNTFMNEYPEFEACEWGEDDVFHYTQVVADLASAGALGLAGTELDYTVTYHDPCHLGRYNGEFEAPRDLIRATGADLHEMPRNRDDSFCCGGGGGGLWMDLEEETKPSEERLREALEDTEAGAAVEKFVVACPMCMTMYEDGRKTGGYEEDLEIVGVTELLAEAVSES, from the coding sequence ATGTCATCTATACTCCAGACGACCACGCGCCCGACGTTCTGGCGTATCGGCGACGTGGGGAAGGCGCTGTTTTACTATCTGGCAGCGCTTGCTGTCATCGTCTTTCTGTACGGTGTGTACAACCGCGTCACCCGCTATGCCAAGGGCAGCGAGGACCCATTTGAGCGACTGGACGAACTGCCCCAGCGGACGGTTGCGGCGGCGCAGTTAGCGCTGTCAAATCGGAAGCAGTTGGACCGCGACACCGTCGCTGGCGTGATGCACGCGTTCATCGTCTGGGGCTTTCTGACGCTGCTCATCGGAACGACGATTCTGGGTATCGATATCGACTTCTATCGGCCGCTGACCGGTGAGTCCTTCTTCGTCGGCCGGTTCTACCTCTCCTATTCGTTTGTCATGGACGCGATGGGGCTGCTGTTCGTCGTCGGCGTCGGTGTCGCGCTGTGGCGACGCTACGGCCGCAAGCTAGACCGCCTCCACGACCGCCACACGTCCCGCGAGGATGACCTGTTTCTCGGCTCGTTGTTCGTGCTGGGTGTCGGCGGCTACCTCACTGAAGGCGTTCGGATTCTCGGGACCTCGACGGTCCGAGATGTCTCCTTCGAGACGGTGAGCTTCGTCGGCTGGTCAGTCAAAGAAGTGCTCGTCATGGCCGGGATGACACCGGAGATGGCAGCGGGTGCGTACCCCTTTGTCTGGTGGAGCCACTCGCTCGTTGCGCTGTGGTTCGTCGCCTGGATACCCTACGCGAAGCCGTTCCACATGCTCTCGTCCTTTGCCAACCTTGTCGCCCGCGATGAGAAGGCCGGGGTGCGACTGCCCGGCGTGCCAAGCGACGCGAGTCCCGAGGAGATTGGCCCCAGCGACATCGACGACTTCTCCTGGAAACAGTTGCTCGACCACGACGCCTGCACCAAGTGTGGCCGGTGTTCGTCGGTCTGTCCGGCGAAAGCCTCCGGGCGGCCGCTGGACCCGCGAAACGTCATTCTGGACCTGAAACGCTACCGCGAAGAGCGTGACGCCGGCGGCGAGGACGTGCCGATCATCGCCGACGGCGGGACTTCGGTCATCGATGCTCACACGATGGAGTCCTGCATGTCCTGTATGGCCTGTATGGACGCCTGTCCGGTCGACATCGAACACGTCACGCAGTTCACCGAGATGAACCGTCGGCTCACCGAGGCCGGCGAGATGGATGAACACGTGCAGGACGCGATGATGAACGTGTTCCAGCACGGCAACACCTTCGGCGACCCCGAGCGCGCCCGGCCGGACTGGACTGAGGACCTCGACTTCGAGGTGCCGGACGCTCGCGACGAACCGGTCGAATACATCTGGTACGTCGGCGACTACCCCAGCTACGATGAGCGAAACCAGAAAATCGCGCAGGCGCTGGCTCGCGTCTTCGAGGCCGCCGACGTTGATTATGGCATCCTCTACGAGGCCGAACAGACCGACGGCAACGACGTGCGCCGCGTCGGCGAGGAGGGCCTCTACGAGATGCTCGTCGAGGACAACGCCGAGGCGATTCTGGACTGTGAGTTCGAGTCCATCGTCACGACGGACCCCCACGCCTACAACACGTTCATGAACGAGTACCCCGAGTTCGAGGCCTGCGAGTGGGGCGAAGACGACGTGTTCCACTACACGCAGGTCGTCGCCGACCTCGCCAGTGCCGGCGCGCTCGGCCTCGCCGGGACCGAACTCGACTACACCGTCACCTACCACGACCCCTGCCACCTCGGGCGGTACAACGGCGAGTTCGAGGCCCCGCGGGACCTCATCCGCGCCACCGGCGCTGACCTCCACGAGATGCCCCGGAACAGGGACGACTCCTTCTGTTGTGGCGGTGGCGGCGGCGGTCTCTGGATGGACCTCGAAGAAGAGACGAAACCCAGCGAGGAACGCCTGCGCGAGGCCCTCGAAGACACCGAAGCGGGCGCGGCCGTCGAGAAGTTCGTCGTCGCCTGCCCGATGTGCATGACGATGTACGAGGACGGGCGCAAAACCGGCGGCTACGAGGAGGACCTCGAAATCGTCGGCGTCACAGAACTGCTGGCTGAGGCCGTCAGCGAGAGCTGA
- a CDS encoding glutaredoxin family protein yields the protein MSESDITLYRLQACPFCERVVRKLNEYGLDYQSRFVEPMHADRDVVKRLSGKRTVPAIVDESTGVTMSESANIVAYLERTYGEGEETAGGAA from the coding sequence ATGAGCGAGTCCGACATCACGCTGTACCGGCTGCAGGCGTGTCCCTTCTGCGAGCGCGTCGTCCGGAAGCTGAACGAATACGGTCTCGATTACCAGTCGCGGTTCGTCGAGCCGATGCACGCCGACCGCGACGTGGTCAAGCGGCTGTCCGGCAAGCGGACCGTCCCAGCCATCGTCGACGAGAGCACTGGCGTCACGATGTCCGAGAGCGCGAACATCGTCGCGTATCTGGAGCGGACGTACGGCGAAGGCGAGGAGACGGCAGGGGGTGCGGCCTGA
- a CDS encoding redoxin domain-containing protein encodes MDLDFDIVDLDPVDHPEEGDTAPDFTRPLVNDEFWEDESLASVCADSDRVVLVFHAMDGAFPATYIWNEIRDRAWHEQATVVGISISTPYEHKQLLKEREIEGDYRLFSDPANGVAQQYSIDMALDGMAGIEEPRPSVFVLDSDRTIEYAWVAQEWPDFPDYDDVEAQL; translated from the coding sequence ATGGACCTTGATTTCGATATCGTCGACCTCGACCCGGTCGACCACCCCGAGGAAGGCGACACCGCGCCGGATTTCACACGCCCACTCGTCAACGACGAGTTCTGGGAGGACGAATCGCTCGCGTCGGTGTGTGCCGACAGCGACCGGGTCGTCCTCGTGTTCCACGCGATGGACGGCGCGTTCCCGGCGACGTACATCTGGAACGAGATCCGTGACCGCGCGTGGCACGAGCAGGCCACCGTCGTCGGCATCTCCATCTCGACACCATACGAGCACAAGCAGTTGCTCAAAGAGCGAGAAATAGAGGGAGACTACCGGCTGTTCTCGGACCCCGCCAACGGTGTCGCACAGCAGTACAGCATCGACATGGCCCTCGACGGGATGGCCGGTATCGAGGAGCCGCGCCCGTCGGTGTTCGTCCTCGATAGCGACCGGACCATTGAGTACGCGTGGGTGGCCCAGGAATGGCCCGACTTCCCGGACTACGACGACGTCGAAGCCCAGCTCTAA